In Lolium rigidum isolate FL_2022 chromosome 3, APGP_CSIRO_Lrig_0.1, whole genome shotgun sequence, the genomic window CGCCTACTTGAAGCAATCTGGCATGTCTTGGTCATGGTGTGCCATGTTGTTGCACATCAGAAGAACGTTTTAGGATTCAGAGTGCTATTAAGAACTTGAGTGTTTTCTCGGTTACAGTGATGGGCTTTGACTTGTTCTCTTACTTAAACAGTTTGGGTTCAATATATATGAGCCCTGTTGTGTCAGTACAAACAATTTCTGATTTGTTCTGAGCAAGTCACGATATAGGTCTTTTGACATGGACCAGATGTGTGCAAAGAGTGTAGgttcatttttttttatcttggcTCTGTTCTGGCGTATATCAACTTATTTAGATCTGTGATTGTATTCTGTTTGCATCCAGTATTCACATTAGTTGGTTCCACTCCTTATGCTTTGGATGTAATTAGCCAGATAAACAAACAGACAAATAGGGTGTTTCTTATTTGCCCCTTAAGATTGATAGCTGGTtcgttcacattttcttctttgtgaCTTTAACATTGCTTAATAGATAGGAATTTCTATTTGTCTATCGAACATAGATCTTATGCGTACCTTTTTCTAAGTTGAACCTTACAACACATGGCCCCTACTATTTTTTTTATCTGTGTCAAGTATTCTGAGCTATTTTTTTCACTTTAGCCTAGCCTGTAATAGCTGGTGTAAATCAAGCTCTTTAAATTATCTCCACAACTGGAGTTTACTGATTTAGCATGTTTGGGATGTTTTTGTTCAAGAGATATTGCACCATGTAAGGGTAGAGAGGTTGCTGCAGCCTGCAGAGCAGCCAAGCTAGGCATTATGCGTCCGAGAATTTTATTCCTATCCATGATAAATGATTTAGGGGTCTCATTCTTATCCACCAGCATATTCTTTCCATGAGGAATATGCTGCTTAAAAGTCTTCCATGGCTATATGAGTTGTACGACCCTCTATAGTCTGTTGTGGGCTCCCAGCTTTGCAAAAGATCTTGCTCTTGCTTTCTAACATCTGGATATTGCTTGATATTACAGTAGTACCATTAACATCTGAGATGTATGCCTTAGATTCCGAGGCATGTGTCTGCAGATAAGTTATACGTGTGTGTGAATGTCGAAATCAGTTAGATAGAAAGTTGTATACATATGTGTGTGTTTTGTCTGCAATTCTGGATCAATGTGATGAGCATGTGTTCCTTTTTCTGGGCATGCTCTGCATATCTGTAATCATAGCACATGCATCTGCTATTTCTGCGGTGGGCGTGAGCATGCTATTGCTTGGAGTGTAGGAGTTCTAGGAGGACCTGCTTTGAACTTGCGGCCGTGTAGTAGGTCCATACTTAAAGGAAGTAACTAATTTTTATTTTGCTCTCTGGGACATTGTGGTTTCAGCTATGAATTTTCTTTTCATCTGCTTATCTAATTATCTTCATTTCTTTACTAACGAAGCGCTTACCTAAATAATCTCTTCCACTGTGATTTGAGTCTGCATTTTTTTCTCTTAGTTTCACCAATATTTCATCAATCAAACTGAATTCGTGTTTCTATGTCCTTGAATCAGAATTGAAAATATTGCACTTCCTTTTGTATTTTTTTCTGCACAAGATGTCATGGAGAATGAACCGGGAATTGTTGACATCATCACTGCCAAGCGACCATCGATGGATACCGAGACAGCAGCCTCCTCTGCTGGTACCGACGACGGCACAGGTTGCATCTGAACCACATTTCCCTGTTAATAGTCTTTATTGCATTTTAATAAATTAGTATGTTTTTGTACCATTTAGTTGTTAAGCACACATAGTCTACACAACACTGTTAGTGAATCCTATAAGTAAACCTCGAACATCTTAAATCTTTACCAGACAAAACTTGAAGCGGTGTGGAGGCTGATGCTGAGAGACATGAGGCGAGTAACACCGGCTGGATGAGACCCCCATGCACACCAGTTACATCTTTGGTCATCAACTACTTACATAATGGTATCAAGTAGGTCTAGGTAGCTTAATTACATGCTTGACCTGAAAGTCTGACTATTAGTTTCTTGCAAGCTTCGAGTAGTTAGGAATTTTTCTCATTGATGTACTACTCTCTACAGGATGGATACATGATGTTTTATGTAGTAACAGGGAGAAAAAAAGATTTGGTCTGCGTAGCCTACAATAGCAACACAAAATCACTGCAACAGGGATGTGTATTACATTTTCTAGGATGTCCTTTGCAATCCTGAAGCTGGCATGAAATTAGGATGTTCACCAACAACCACCCCTACACTCCTGAACTATCACTTTACATTCTCTGAACTAATGCAGAAGCTGGGCTGAATCTAATCTGGTTAATACCAACGCCTACACTAGCCATGCGTTCTTTAATAAGCCTTCCCTTCTTCTTGATGATATAAAGTTTGGCTAATTAGAGTTCAATGATGTTTCGTGCAGCATCGGTGTGAAATTATATTTCCGTCAAGGCATTATGTACCTCATACAATGAAGAGGTATTCAAAAAACTTTCCAAAACACATGAAGTAAAGTTTCTGACGATATCAGAACCTGATGAGCTTCTATTAAGATCAAAACAACAGAGTAAAGTTTTAAATTTTTATGTTTTACAAGATTTTCTAAATATTAAACTTTTAAATTTTTATGTTTTACAATATTTTCTAATTATTCTTGGTTATTTCTGCCCCTAGTTTTCTCCATAATTCACTAATTTTACAAGAATCTAATCATGATTTTTCACCATGAAGCTCATTTTGTACATTGCTCGGAACAGAAGTTGCCAAATTCCATTAAACCTCCACCATTCTTTATTTGCAGAGCACCAAAAGGAGGCCTAATTAGTAGATGTGATATACATTGAGACTATAATAAAAATGCAGCTCAAATCAATACCAGCCTTGAATATGAAGCAATCCATTATCTTTATTCTATTACCATTGTAGCTCATTAATTTCAGATTTAGTTGCATATTATTGTATTTATGAGCTATGTATGTATTGCTGCATAAGATGGAAAGCAAGGTCAAACATTAGCTGCTAGCATTCTATTCATTACACTCTTTTTGAACTAAAAAAAAGTTAGTTGTCTGCCAGTCGCTGGAAAATTTCAGGTGGATGACAAGGAAACTATGTAGAGGTAGGCAGCCCAACTAATTAGTCATTTGGATTTACTTAGGTTTCTTAATTTCAGCAGGTTTGTTCTCTTCTCCATATCCTTTACCGACATCAATATATCTTATGGGCATAGGAAAGTGGTATGTCGACCACAAGCTTGTGGCAAATAGGCTGGCTATGGATTAAAAATGAACTTGAGTTAaagaaatataaaatgaaaaaagGTTGTCCAGCTCAATATAACCAGTTATACCATTACGAGTTCTTCATTCacattttttttccgataaaggatgctttattactttgatgAGTTCTTCATTCACATAACATGGGTGTGAACGTGTTCTCTGCCTATGTGAACGTGTTCTCTGTCTATGTAGATTAGTTTGTTGGTAGAGTTTGTAGATCTGTAGCAAAAAATTTATTTGGGTGGACTAAAGAAAACAATTTTGTTTTAGTATCAATTGctacatgctctatatatttgtGGGCGAGCTCAGAGACGCATAGGAGAAATACAATAGGTTTAGAAACACAGCCGCAAACAAATTAACTGTTACATGTCTATCTGTAAAATAAGAGAGTGTACCATTTTCATTTACATTTTGTTTTCTAATTACCATTGAAGAACTGAATCCAAGGATACCGATTGTTTTCATATTTCATTTTGTAATGACTAAGTCATGTGTGTTCTTCATTTATAGCTTCGTCAGTTATATATTTTTATGCACGATTAATATAGCGATTTCCAAATCTTTTACCAAAGACGGGAACGCATGCCAAATCGGGCTCCTGGTTCACAAAAGTTCTCTATGTATATGCCAATGTTGATACCTTTGACCCTTAGCTAATATGATCTCCCGTCCATTCTTACCAGGTTTAAGCTATGGATGTTGGTGAGATTCCATCTAGGATTCCAGGGTGATGATCAAGGCGCCCCTCACCGTCCGCAGTTTCCAAAGCTATTAACAACACCATACCCACCAAGGGCGAAGGGACATTCTCTCCGACAACATGTCATAAACATCATTCCGATGGACAAGTCCGACTATACAACCAACAACCTTTGACATGTCATACTAATGACAGTTTACATAGTGTTTCACCTATCGATTTTTTTTCCATTTGATGTTTTATTAGCACTTCACAAACTGTTCACCGTGGCCCGTGAGCCATGGAAGCCCCAAAATATTGCTCTATTTCCTTTTTCCTTGATTGTATATAAGCGTTTTGCTATTCCATTTCATGATTTCGTGTGCTTTGTCCTCATTTCATCCTATCGACTTTGTTTTGTCAAATCTAAAAATCGTATTTTCATTTTCACCCGATTTTTATCATTCTTATACAAACTGTAAACCGGTGCAAattccacgggatcgtgcgccaaggcgcacatctaaatctagtacaaAGTTATGTAGATTTGTATAGGTAAACCCGTGGAAGCAAGAGAACCTTTAACATTATTCCGGCATCACGGTTCCTTAATCAATTCCAGTTGTAGTGAATGGTAAACGAAGATTACACAGTTCACTCAAGAAGGGGACCAGAATTTGGAGTAATGCACAGATCAAGAAACGACGACGTGAGGACCCCTCCTCGTGTCGAAAAAGATCAAGGGACCGACCCAAAATAAAAGTCAAATATACATATGAGCATGCATATAATTGCTGAGCTTCATACTACTCGCCAATTATTTATCCACTATTTAACCATGTATGGCCCATTTCTGTCGGCAGCCTGTACCACCACCGTTACCTGTCCTTTACACGATCAAACGTACTCAACACCGAACCaaatataatggaaacctagtacTAGTTGTTGTAGTAGTATAACGTAAAGTGTAGTTGTAGTATATGTAATTTTGGTAGTCAGGCTCAGCCAGTATCCATCCATCGATCTTTGTCCTGCATGTACATATCAACTTCTAATCTTCCATGCAGTGTCGCAGCTAACACCAGTTGCTTAGCTAATTGATTTATGTGTGTATAGCTAGCACCAGTTTCAGCTCGCCGAGTTTTTTTTTATGGATTAGCTGATTGATTTATGTGTGTATAGCTAGCACCAGTTGCTTAGCCCGTGGACGTCGAACTGCGCCGCGTCGTCGTCGACTTTGACGCCGTCGTAGACGCACGGGCCCTGGAGGGCGCCCTGGCACGTCggagcggcggcgtggaaggcgccgTCGAAGTAGTCCGACCACCTGAGCTCGTCCAGCGGGCCCGCGTAGTGGTCGACGATGTGGCCGGAGCCGGCGTCTGTCGGCCCGAGCTCGAGCCACGGCAGGTTGGCACCGGCGTCGGCTCCCGCGGGGCTCAGGCCGGTCACCGTGCTGGAGCTTGACGCTGACGGGAAGGCGCCGCAGTGCTGCTGCAGTGCGCCCATGTCGAAGGACTGGAGGCTCGGTACCTGGTAGTACTCTGGCACCTCGTTGCTGGGGACGGGGGCGACCGACCAGTCCATTGGCATCTTCAGGCCGTCCAGCATTTGCtccaccgggtcctggaccggcgtcGTCGTGGCCGTCGTCGGGATGAGCTCAGCGTCGCTGAAGACCGCGCGGCATGCGGTGGTGGTGGCCTCGGCGAGCGGCTTGTGGGTGGCTGGGTCTATGCCGCGCTCCCTGAGCTTCTTCTTGATGTACGAGTTCCAGAAGTTCTTGACCTCGTTGTCTGTCCGGCCAGGCAGCTGTGCCGCAATCTGCGACCACCTGAATTACAATTCTTCTTCGTTGTTAATTAGGAATTCGGTAGACTGGAACACAGGGGAGATCGAGGTTGCAGGTAGTAAACCTACTTGTTTCCTAGCATGGAATGGAGGTGTATGATGAGGTCCTCCTCCTCTTGTGAGAATGTGCCCCGTTTGAGGTCCGGCCTCAGGTAGTTTATCCACCTCAGCCTGCAGCTCTTGCCACACCTCTCAAGTCCTAAATAATTCGAACAACAAAATTTATCAATGCAACTGTTCTTCATTCTTCTCCCAAATTGCC contains:
- the LOC124698450 gene encoding transcription factor MYB86-like — protein: MAKQSCCHKKRLRRGLWSPEEDDKLMNHIAKYGHGCWSSVPKLAGLERCGKSCRLRWINYLRPDLKRGTFSQEEEDLIIHLHSMLGNKWSQIAAQLPGRTDNEVKNFWNSYIKKKLRERGIDPATHKPLAEATTTACRAVFSDAELIPTTATTTPVQDPVEQMLDGLKMPMDWSVAPVPSNEVPEYYQVPSLQSFDMGALQQHCGAFPSASSSSTVTGLSPAGADAGANLPWLELGPTDAGSGHIVDHYAGPLDELRWSDYFDGAFHAAAPTCQGALQGPCVYDGVKVDDDAAQFDVHGLSNWC